In Gracilibacillus salitolerans, the sequence GAACGTGTAAAGAACCCTTGTCCGAAGACAAAGGTTCTAAAATTGAAACTCAGTACCTACTTCTTTATCAGCTGGTAAAACATAAATTCCTTTTTCTTTTGGTGCGTTTGGCAGACCTAATTCTTTCTGTGAACAAATCATTCCATAAGAGTCTACATCTCTTAGTTTCGTCGGTTTAATTTCCAACCCGCTTGGCATAATTGCACCTACTTTTGCAACGACAACTTTCTGTCCCTGGTCTACATTTGGTGCACCACAGACAATTTGTAATTGATCATTGCCGACATCAACCTGACAGACGCGTAATTTGTCCGCATTCTCATGTGGTTGGATCTCACTTACATAACCTACAACAAATTTAGGCGATAAATCTAAATCTAATGGTTCTTTCAGGTTATTTTGTTCAAAGGCTTTTTTCATTTCTGCAAAAAGTTCTTCTGTTACTTTAATTTTTCCGTCTGACAAATCAGTGAAGTAGTTAGATGCACGGAAAACATTGTATCCTACAACCTCATTTGTTTTTTCATCGATAATCCTCACAACATCTCCAAATGATTCAAATGTTACTTTTTCACTATTTTTAACGGGAAAAAGTAGTACATCTCCAACACCTTTTTGATTATAGTAAACAAACATCTCTTCTTAATCCTCTCTTATTCTTTTGGTTTATTTTTAGCTAAGATGAATACTGGTTCTAAATGCTTATCTTCATATATGAACGGTAGTGATGTAATCGGCACTCGTCCTTCAGCAAAAAACTTCATCGTCATCTGTGCAATGATATCATACCCTGTTTCATTTTTGATATCTGCTACAATCAATACGTCTTGATGAGGGACAGCTACAACTACTTCACC encodes:
- the ytpR gene encoding YtpR family tRNA-binding protein translates to MFVYYNQKGVGDVLLFPVKNSEKVTFESFGDVVRIIDEKTNEVVGYNVFRASNYFTDLSDGKIKVTEELFAEMKKAFEQNNLKEPLDLDLSPKFVVGYVSEIQPHENADKLRVCQVDVGNDQLQIVCGAPNVDQGQKVVVAKVGAIMPSGLEIKPTKLRDVDSYGMICSQKELGLPNAPKEKGIYVLPADKEVGTEFQF